The following coding sequences are from one Nicotiana tomentosiformis chromosome 3, ASM39032v3, whole genome shotgun sequence window:
- the LOC138907470 gene encoding uncharacterized protein: MEDFSSTVAPLTRLTQKGDPFRWSDEYEESFQKLKTALTTTLVLIFPSPSGSYTVYYDALWIGIGCVLMQEGREGGEYGHLAYIAVGERSLALDVHALPNQFAILDISEPSQIPAFLVSHSSLYERIRECQYNDPHLLVLKDTVYHGDAKEDSIGYERVLMMHGRLCMPNVDGLRELILDEAHSSWYSIHPGAAKMYQDLRQHYWWRIMKKDIVDYVARCLNYQQVKYGHQRPGS; this comes from the exons ATGGAGGATTTCTCGTCTACTGTTGcacctttgaccagattgacccagaagggtgatccATTTAGGTGGTCCGacgagtatgaggagagctttcagaagctcaagactgccttgaccacaactctagtccTCATTTTTCCTTCACCATCGGGTTCATATACAGTTTATTATGATGCTTTATGGATTGGTATTggatgtgtcttgatgcaggagggtagg GAAGGCGGGGAGTATGGGCACCTTGCATATATTGCAGTGGGTGAGAGatcattagcattggatgttcatgcaCTACCCAATCAGTTTGCGATATTGGAcatttcggagcccagtcagaTTCCTGCTTTCTTGGTTTCTCATTCTTCTTTATACgagcgcatcagagagtgtcaatataatgacccccatttgcttgtccttaaggatacggtgtaccacggtgatgccaaggaggatTCTATAGGATATGAAAGGGTGTTGATGATGCATGGCCGGTTAtgtatgcccaatgtggatgggttgcgtgaattgattcttgatGAGGCCCATAGTTcatggtactctattcatccgggtgccgctaagatgtatcaggatttgaggcagcattattggtggagaataatgaagaaagatatagtggattATGTGGCACGGTGCTTgaattatcagcaggtgaagtacggcCATCAGAGACCGGGCAGTTAG